Within Desulfocurvibacter africanus subsp. africanus DSM 2603, the genomic segment TGCTGCAGGCTTTGGAGAACGCCGCACGCAAAAGTGGATTCAAATGTGTATTTCTGCGTGCCTCGCTCAATGCGGCGCCATTCTACGTACGCAATGGATATACCGATCTGGGGCCTGGAGAGTTCGATCTATGCGCGGATCTGAGCATGCCATGCCGCAGGATGGCCAAAGTCGTATAGTGGTGGCTTGATATGTGCATGCTGTTAACCGATGTCGGCGTTCCGACATGCGAAAAGTATCCACGAACCAAAACAGCATGGTGTCAGCATGATCAGCAAGATCTATAAAAACCTTGTTATCCGCGCGGTCCGGCTGGAAGACGCCGAGGCCATCTCTCGTGTGCAAAACGCGGCCGTGCGCCGCATCCCCGAGGGCAGCCCCACCAAGGACGTCGCAGCCTGGAGCGGAGCCAGTTCGCCCGCGAGCGTCCGCCGCAACATGGTTCACGGCGTGGTCGGCTTCGTGGCCGAGATAGACGGCGAGATAGCGGGCTTTGCCGTACTCGCCGGCAATGTGGTGCGCATCGTGTGCGTGCACCCCGACCACTCCGGCTCCGGCCTGGGCTCGGCCCTGCTGGCCAAGGTGGAGCAGGAGGCCATGCGTCGCGGCCAGCACATTCTGCGCCTGAGCGCCTCTCCCAGCGCCAAGCCTTTCTACCGCTCGCGCGGTTATTGCGTCGTGCGCGAGAACACCCGTCAATTGCCGCTGGATGAATGTCTGCCTTGCGTGGAGATGGCCAAGACCATCGCCTCCTGACGCCTTTTGCAGCGCCCATGGCTCTGGCTGCCGCGCGCCTCCCACTCTGGGACGGCCGTGCGCGGGATCTTTGTCGGCGTTTCCCCTACCTGGCTGGCTCCGCCCAATCCGCTTTCCTTCGCGCCTGTGCTCGTGCGACTCGCTGCGCGAGGATCTACTCGACCTTGTCGAATCTTTCGCGCACTGCCTGGCAGACCGGACAGTTCTCCGGCGCCTCGGTGTGGATCAGGTAGCCGCATATCTGGCAGGCGAACAAAGCCGGCGGTGTCTTGTCAGGGTCGATCAACAGCTCCGCATGGCTGCGGCCGGCCTGGATGATCTGCCCGAAAAGCGCGGCTTCAGTGGCCCTGCCTTCGGCCAAGGCCTGCTCCTGCTTCAGCCGCAGAGCGTCTTCCTGGGCCTTGCGCCGGGCCAGGTCGCGCAGTCCGTCATCCAGACCGCCTAGCTTGCCCCTGGCCAGGGCCAGGATGCGTCTGGCCTGCGCCTCATCGGCCAGGGCCAGGGCCTTGAGCAGCCGGGCCGCGTCCGGCCGCCCGGACTTTTGGGCCAGCTTGGCCAACACGGAGGTGCGGGCCGCCTCCAGGGACGTATCCGCCAAGGCCTGACGCATGTTCTCGCTAGTCTTCTCCGTCATGCAAGCTCCTTGCGCTCCTGTACGGGATGAGTTGGGATCGCTAATCAGCCGGATCCAGGCTGCAGCAGGTGCATGTTCCTGAAGAATTGCGGAGCGATCCAGGTACTCCAAGCATATACGATGCTTAAGCCTTTATCCAGCTTCGAAGCCTCACAGCCGTCAAAGCCGCTGGGGAATACCACATCACGGCTTCGGCCATGCCGCCGGACTCGGATTCGCGGGTTCAGGGGGGGGCGTCTCCCCTGACGGGGTCTCCAAAGGGGCAACGCACTCTTGACCGCCGGAGGGGCCGCCGGAGCCATCCGAACTTGTCGTACCTGTCCAGCCTATTTGGCTTTCGCTGCTGGTTACGATCTGCTAACCATAGCTCATGATGTGCGTCCCAGAGCCTTCACAGTCTTCCGCGACCATGCTTTTCGACTTGCATCTGCACACCACGCGCTATTCCGGCTGCTCGGCCCTCTCGCCCCGACGGGCCTGCGAACTGGCGCTGGAGCGCGGCTTGCACGGCCTGGTCATCACCGAGCACCGCATCCGCTGGCCCGAGGCGGAGCTTGCGACCTTGCGCGAAGCCTCTCCCGGCCTGCTGCTGCTCTCGGGCATGGAAGTCACCTTGGTCGAGGGCTATGACGTGGTGCTCCTGGGCGACGCATTGCCCGAGCGCTCGCCCAGGTTCATGCGCACCAGGGACCTGGAGGGCATGCTCGCGCCGGTGCGGGAACAGGTCTTCGCCTTCGTGGCCCACCCGTTCCGCTACACCGACGCTCGCGACAAGCGCCTGGAGCGGATACTGGCGCTCGTGGACGGAATCGAGATGAGCTCGGTGAACATCCTGCGCGCCGGGTTTTCCGGCAAGGATACGTATGTGTCCAGTGCAGCTGCATTGTACGAACAGGCCCGGCGGGATTTCGGCCTGGTGCCGGTCTGGGCCACGGACGCACACTCCGAGGAGGCCGTGGGCGCGTTGGCCACGCAGATCCCCGGCCGCGTGGAGTCCATGGCCGATCTGGTGGTGGCGCTCAAGTCCGGAGGTACGCAGGAGCATCAGAACAGCAAGCTGCTGCGCCGGATTCTGTCCTGAAGGCCTGATCTTGCTTAAACATCTGCTGTGGCCTATCCGAAGTTTTCCCCTCGCAAGGAGAAGCGCAGTGTCCCATCTCATGGATTCCATCACTCCCGTTGGGAACGATACGGGCCGAAGCGATGCGCCTGTGACCGTACGCGCCGCGCGCCTGGATGATGCCGCCGGGTTGCTGCGGCTCATGCGGGAGGTTGATGTCGAAACGCCGTTCATGATCTACGGCAAGGGCGAACGCAGCCTGTCCGTGGAGGATACTCGCAACCTGCTCGTGGAGGCCGGGCTTGTGCGCGGTCTGGCAATGTTCGTGGCCCAGGTCGGGCCAGAGCTTGCCGGCTATACTCTGGCCGTTAGCGGAGGCCTGGCCAGGACCAGGCACTGCGTGCGCATTTCGGCTCTGGCCGTGCGCCGCCGCTGGTGGCGGCAAGGTCTGGGCCGGGCCATGCTGGCGAATGTGGAGCAGTGGGCCAGGGGCATGGGCGCGCAACGGCTGGAATTGGAAACCATGGCCGCCAACGACGCCGCGCAAGGCTTGTACGAGAGCATGGGCTTTGCGGTGGAAGGCCGGCGACGGCGGGCCTTTCTTGTAGCCGGGGCCTGGATGGACGCCCTTGTCATGGGCAAGCTGTTGGAGGACTGACGGGCGGGCCGTCCTTACAGCGCAGCAAGCGCCAGATCGTCAGGAATGGGGCGGCCGCCCGCGTGACGGAGCCCAGTACGCCCAGACGTCTGCGCCAGCCCAGCAGCTCCAGGTCAGCCATGGAGCGCAGGACCTGCGCCTCGGCGGTCAGGGCCAGCTTTTGGACTGCTATACGCCGGAGTCGCGATCCGAGAGCCATTGGCGGTCCTTGCCGAACTCGGCGATGGTTTGGGCAAAGGGAGCGGGTTGGCGCTTGAGCCGGGCCATGGCGATCAAGGCCGAGGCCAGCCCGGCCAGCAGCAGCACGCCCGCGCATACGGCCAGGGACATCAGGCGGTGCTCCTCGCCGGCCAGAAAAATCACGGCCAGCACGGCCAGCACAAGACCCATGAAGAACAGGCCCAGGCCCAGCAGGGACCAGACCAGGACCTGCACGAACCTGAGCTGTTCCTCCTTGAGTTCCAGGGACAGCAATCGCAGCCGATTGTGCAGGATGGCCAGGACCAGGTCCAAGCCGCGCCTGGCGTTGTCTCCGGCATTGGCCACGAGAGCCAGAATCTTGTGCAGCACTCGCTTATTTCCTGCCCATGAGCCAGCCAAGAACCACCCCGACCAGCAGGGTTACACCCATGGCGTGGTAGGGCTTTTCCCTGACCAGCTTGTCGGCGTTCTTGGCGTGGATCTTCAAGCGATCTTCAAGCTCCTCGTAGGCCTGCTCGGCCGACTGGAGACTCTCCTCCAGTTTCTGGCGCGCCTGCTTTGTCTTCTGATCCACCTCGCCGGAAGTGGCCTCGATGAGGCTTTGGGCGTTCTTGAGCAGGCTCTGGAAATCGCGGGACAGGTTTTCCTTGGTCTTGGAAATGTCCATGATTCCTCCTTTGGTTCGCGTCTATTTGGAACGCATGCATCGCGAAAAACTCCATAATTCTAGATAACAGGGAAAAGCCTACATGGGCAAGCAGTTGCGTGCTACGCTTGGCGTGCGGGAGGATGCGTGGCATAAGCGCGGATAGTCTTTTGCGCACGTGGCCGCTTGGTGCCATGTGCAAACAATATGCGGTCCCGCGCCTGCCGGAAGGAATCTATGAAGCCAGAAATCATGCAGCTGCAGTACAGTCGGTTCAAGGAGAACATAGCGAGTCTCGTGGGCAGACTGGTGGAAATATGCGCGGAGGTCGGCGACACCGAGCTTCTGGATGTCGCCCATGGGCTCGTGCGCAGTGTCAACGCGCCGTTCCTGTTCGTGGTGGTGGGCGAGGTCAAGGCCGGCAAGTCGAGCTTCATCAATGCCCTGCTCGGCGAGGACATCTGCGCCGTGGCCCCGGACCCGTGCACCGACGTCATCCAGAAGATCGTGCACGCCCCACGCAGGAGCGAGCGCATCGTGTCCGACCAGGTGCGCGAGGTCGGCCTGCCCAACGACATCCTGCGGGAAGTCGCCATCGTGGACACGCCGGGCACCAACTCCATCATCGAGCGCCACCAGGAGATCACGGAGCGCTTCATCCCTGAAGCGGACTTGGCCATCTTCGTTTTCCCGGCCGTGAACCCCTACGCTCGCTCGGCCTGGGAACTGTTCCGCCTGGTGCACAGCGACTGGCACAAAAAGATCATTTTCGTGCTCCAGCAGGCCGACCGCGCCAGTCCCGCGGAGTTGAAGGTGAACCTGGCCCGCGTCGCCGAGTACGCCCGCGAGCGCGGCGTGAACTCACCGCGCATCTTCCCTGTCTCGGCCAAGCTGGCCAGCGAGGGCAAGCCCGGCAGCGGCATGCAGGAGATCTGGGACTACATCAGTTCCACGGTCACGGGGGGCCGCCACTACGTGCTCAAGATGGAGTCGCTGATCAACACCGGCCTGCGCATCCTGGACGGCGTGCAGGAGGACCTGCGCGCCCATGCCGAGGCCCTGGACAAGGACCGCGCGGAGCGCCTAGCCATAGCGCGGGCCATGGAGCGCAGCAAGGAATACTCTCTGCGCGACGCCGACCTGCTCAAGGCCAAGCTCGTGGATGCCTACCGCCGCAACGCCGAGGATACCACGCAGGCTTTCCGCGAGGGGTTGGGCATCGGCACTCTGGTGCGCTCGTCATTGTCCAGCGTGTTCAAGCGCAAGAGGCCGCTCAACGATTGGCTGGAGGGGTTGGGCGCGACCTTCAATCAACGTTTTTCGCGTGACGTGGAGGCCGTGTCTCGGGAGGCCGCCAGCCGCATCACCGAGAACATCTCGCGCGTCATGGAGATCCTGCTGGAGGAGCTCAAGTCCACGCGTAGCCCCAGGCCCCAGCATCTGGGCGTCTCCGGCATCACCAACAAGCGCCTGAGTGTCATCAACACCTGCATCGACAACGTGCTGCTGCTCCTGCGCGACGAGTCCCTGAGCGGCAGGCTGCGGCCCACGGGCCTGGAGCGCATGGGCGAGCAGACCATGGTCGGCGGCTTTCTGACCGCCGTGGGCGCCATCATAGCCGCCACGGTGCACACGGCTTTCTTCGACGTAACGGGCGGCATCCTGTCCATGCTCGGCGCGCTGCTGGCCATCAACACGCTGACCTTCAAGCGCAGGGGCATCGTGCGCCGCTTCGAGCAGGGCTTCGAGGAAGGTCGAGAGAGGTTCGAGCGTGACCTGTCCGAGAATCTCGCGGCCCAGATCGAGGTAATCTATTCGGATCTGGATTTGGCCTTCCAACCCTTCTACGAGAACATCCGCGAACGCGAGGAGCGCCTGGCCAACCTTAAAGCCAAGGTTGGGGCCATGCGTCTGGCCCTGGATGGCGAACTGTCTGGCGCGCAGTCCCTGGTCGAGGCCCAGGAACGCGCGGGATAGGGCTTTCGCACAAGAACTGGGAAGGGCGTTGCCCTCCCCAGACTCCTCCCACCAGGGCGTGACGACGCCCTGGACCCGCGTAGTTCAATTTCGAACTGGATGAACCAAACAGGCTACAGAATCCTGAGCGTGGCCAGCTCGCAGCTCTTCTCGTCGGGCTCGTAGGCCGCGTCGCCGATGCTCGTGACCGGCCGCATGCCGATGAGCGAGTTGAGCACGTAGGCATGGCGGAATTCGGGCAGTTCGGCCAGGCGGACGGACCTGTGCCGGATGGGCAGGGCCCCGGCCGCGCGGGCAAGGGATACGCTTCTCAGGGTGAAATCACTTTTGGGCGCCACGAAGCCCGAACCGTCGGAGAAGAGCAGGGCGCAGGCAGAGGTCTCCAGCACTTGGCCGGCCGAGTCGGTCAGCAGTGCATCGTCGCGGTCCTGCTGGCGGGCGTGGCGCTTGGCAAGCACGTTGTGCATGTAGTTCATGCTCTTGTGGCCGCTCAGGTAGG encodes:
- a CDS encoding PHP domain-containing protein, with the protein product MLFDLHLHTTRYSGCSALSPRRACELALERGLHGLVITEHRIRWPEAELATLREASPGLLLLSGMEVTLVEGYDVVLLGDALPERSPRFMRTRDLEGMLAPVREQVFAFVAHPFRYTDARDKRLERILALVDGIEMSSVNILRAGFSGKDTYVSSAAALYEQARRDFGLVPVWATDAHSEEAVGALATQIPGRVESMADLVVALKSGGTQEHQNSKLLRRILS
- a CDS encoding GNAT family N-acetyltransferase; this encodes MSHLMDSITPVGNDTGRSDAPVTVRAARLDDAAGLLRLMREVDVETPFMIYGKGERSLSVEDTRNLLVEAGLVRGLAMFVAQVGPELAGYTLAVSGGLARTRHCVRISALAVRRRWWRQGLGRAMLANVEQWARGMGAQRLELETMAANDAAQGLYESMGFAVEGRRRRAFLVAGAWMDALVMGKLLED
- a CDS encoding dynamin family protein, whose product is MKPEIMQLQYSRFKENIASLVGRLVEICAEVGDTELLDVAHGLVRSVNAPFLFVVVGEVKAGKSSFINALLGEDICAVAPDPCTDVIQKIVHAPRRSERIVSDQVREVGLPNDILREVAIVDTPGTNSIIERHQEITERFIPEADLAIFVFPAVNPYARSAWELFRLVHSDWHKKIIFVLQQADRASPAELKVNLARVAEYARERGVNSPRIFPVSAKLASEGKPGSGMQEIWDYISSTVTGGRHYVLKMESLINTGLRILDGVQEDLRAHAEALDKDRAERLAIARAMERSKEYSLRDADLLKAKLVDAYRRNAEDTTQAFREGLGIGTLVRSSLSSVFKRKRPLNDWLEGLGATFNQRFSRDVEAVSREAASRITENISRVMEILLEELKSTRSPRPQHLGVSGITNKRLSVINTCIDNVLLLLRDESLSGRLRPTGLERMGEQTMVGGFLTAVGAIIAATVHTAFFDVTGGILSMLGALLAINTLTFKRRGIVRRFEQGFEEGRERFERDLSENLAAQIEVIYSDLDLAFQPFYENIREREERLANLKAKVGAMRLALDGELSGAQSLVEAQERAG
- a CDS encoding phage holin family protein translates to MLHKILALVANAGDNARRGLDLVLAILHNRLRLLSLELKEEQLRFVQVLVWSLLGLGLFFMGLVLAVLAVIFLAGEEHRLMSLAVCAGVLLLAGLASALIAMARLKRQPAPFAQTIAEFGKDRQWLSDRDSGV
- a CDS encoding rubredoxin-like domain-containing protein, whose protein sequence is MTEKTSENMRQALADTSLEAARTSVLAKLAQKSGRPDAARLLKALALADEAQARRILALARGKLGGLDDGLRDLARRKAQEDALRLKQEQALAEGRATEAALFGQIIQAGRSHAELLIDPDKTPPALFACQICGYLIHTEAPENCPVCQAVRERFDKVE
- a CDS encoding GNAT family N-acetyltransferase, with protein sequence MISKIYKNLVIRAVRLEDAEAISRVQNAAVRRIPEGSPTKDVAAWSGASSPASVRRNMVHGVVGFVAEIDGEIAGFAVLAGNVVRIVCVHPDHSGSGLGSALLAKVEQEAMRRGQHILRLSASPSAKPFYRSRGYCVVRENTRQLPLDECLPCVEMAKTIAS
- a CDS encoding DUF883 family protein, producing MDISKTKENLSRDFQSLLKNAQSLIEATSGEVDQKTKQARQKLEESLQSAEQAYEELEDRLKIHAKNADKLVREKPYHAMGVTLLVGVVLGWLMGRK
- a CDS encoding aminotransferase class IV; protein product: MIFYYKGEYVADGWQVSPDDLHVRFGVGFFETLYYSGQMIRYLDAHLERVFHSMEQFQIAYAKAPWEEVVAELLHRNGLAGGTAKVNIFYPVADFGQRAQPLIQVSPWHPEPDRLYRLAVYPWHQESYLSGHKSMNYMHNVLAKRHARQQDRDDALLTDSAGQVLETSACALLFSDGSGFVAPKSDFTLRSVSLARAAGALPIRHRSVRLAELPEFRHAYVLNSLIGMRPVTSIGDAAYEPDEKSCELATLRIL